The Cellulophaga sp. L1A9 genome window below encodes:
- a CDS encoding glycoside hydrolase family 3 protein — translation MNNITAYSKAKTTLSLSEKVGQLFMPAAFINDSEEEILQVEKLISEAAIGGLCFFHSRASAATNFEGKKKIVYNENSFETLRKLIQRYQNKSKYPLLISIDAEWGLAMRIENTPQYPYAITLGAIQNNEYLIFSLGKQIARDCKTAGIHWNLAPVVDINNNPNNPVIGYRSFGENKYLVTLKAAAFIKGTEIEGVLSCIKHFPGHGDTAVDSHLGLPLIEKSKEELIKNELFPFQHLINEGVDSIMAGHLSIPALADGDKIPSSLSKKMLKDLLRDEMNFKGVIISDALNMHAISKNYTTKGALEWLAFDAGNDVLCFSEHVQEGIKTILNNATEEQIEESFKRIWLLKEKAIKKEVPTVPLSNASVLNKAIAKESLTLFQGSIKDFKRHNFIGLTIGSTEDSTFFDTIAEEISFQKVDGLQQLGTQLSKFDNVLIAIYPPKAKPANLFDISQEQLDLIDTLIATKNVVLYLFGNPYVLNHLNTEKAIAVVIAYQNFETFQVNAAQHFLGHNTAPGKIPVTIKS, via the coding sequence ATGAATAATATTACCGCATATAGCAAGGCTAAAACAACGCTTTCCTTATCTGAAAAAGTGGGACAGTTATTTATGCCTGCTGCCTTCATAAATGATTCTGAAGAAGAAATTTTACAGGTAGAAAAACTAATTTCTGAGGCTGCCATTGGGGGCTTATGTTTTTTTCATAGTCGCGCAAGTGCCGCAACTAATTTTGAAGGCAAAAAGAAAATTGTGTACAATGAAAACAGCTTTGAAACATTAAGGAAGTTAATCCAACGCTATCAAAACAAATCAAAATACCCTCTTTTAATAAGTATTGATGCCGAATGGGGTTTAGCGATGCGAATTGAAAATACACCACAGTACCCTTATGCTATAACTTTAGGAGCCATACAAAACAATGAATATTTAATATTTAGCCTAGGAAAACAAATTGCACGCGATTGCAAAACAGCAGGAATCCATTGGAATTTAGCACCCGTTGTAGATATTAACAATAACCCCAACAATCCCGTAATAGGCTATCGTTCTTTCGGTGAAAACAAATATTTAGTCACCTTAAAAGCGGCTGCGTTTATCAAAGGCACTGAAATAGAAGGTGTACTTTCATGCATAAAACATTTTCCTGGTCATGGTGATACCGCTGTAGATTCACATTTGGGACTTCCCCTAATTGAAAAGTCAAAAGAAGAATTAATTAAGAATGAATTATTTCCTTTTCAACACTTAATTAATGAAGGTGTTGATAGTATTATGGCTGGGCATTTGTCTATTCCTGCTTTAGCCGATGGAGATAAAATTCCCTCTAGCTTATCAAAAAAAATGCTCAAAGATTTACTCAGGGATGAAATGAATTTTAAAGGCGTTATTATTTCCGATGCGTTAAATATGCATGCCATATCTAAAAATTATACAACAAAAGGAGCATTAGAATGGTTGGCTTTTGATGCAGGAAATGACGTTCTATGTTTCTCTGAACATGTACAAGAAGGAATTAAAACAATTCTTAACAATGCAACAGAAGAACAAATAGAAGAAAGTTTTAAACGTATATGGTTGCTAAAAGAAAAAGCTATTAAAAAAGAGGTGCCCACCGTACCACTATCTAACGCCTCGGTTTTAAATAAAGCTATTGCTAAAGAAAGTCTAACTCTTTTTCAAGGTTCCATAAAGGATTTCAAGAGGCATAATTTTATCGGATTGACAATTGGATCAACAGAAGATTCCACTTTTTTTGATACTATCGCTGAAGAAATAAGTTTTCAAAAAGTTGATGGTTTACAGCAATTGGGAACGCAATTATCAAAATTTGACAATGTGTTGATCGCAATTTATCCGCCGAAGGCTAAACCTGCAAATTTATTTGATATCTCCCAAGAACAGCTTGATTTAATCGACACCCTTATTGCGACAAAAAACGTAGTACTTTACCTCTTTGGAAACCCTTATGTACTAAATCACCTTAACACAGAGAAGGCAATAGCCGTAGTCATTGCCTATCAGAATTTTGAAACATTTCAAGTGAATGCAGCACAGCACTTTTTAGGTCATAATACAGCACCTGGAAAAATCCCTGTTACCATTAAAAGCTAA
- a CDS encoding anhydro-N-acetylmuramic acid kinase, with the protein MKKYKIIGLMSGTSLDGLDLAYCHIWEENAVWDFKIMATKSVSYSPEMEKKLKESIFLSASDLLQFHNSYGEWLGIEAKKFIHENHLEVDYIASHGHTTHHQPQNGFTFQIGSGQHIANEVGLPVLCDFRTNDVALGGQGAPLVPIGDQLFFSDYDFCLNLGGISNISFDFQGKRIAYDIGLANMGLNYITKKEGLDFDDGGTLARKGKPNNMMLSALNKLEFYELPFPKSIGFEWFVAKVIPIIDATEDTLANKLHTMVLHVSTKIAEEILQNTIKPENELLTTGGGALNTFLIEMLQEKLGHSVHVVIPTKQIIDFKEALVFALMGVLRITENINVLASVTGAKRNSSSGVIYLPS; encoded by the coding sequence ATGAAAAAATATAAAATTATAGGATTAATGTCTGGAACGTCGTTAGACGGATTAGATCTCGCTTATTGCCACATCTGGGAAGAAAATGCCGTATGGGATTTTAAAATCATGGCTACAAAAAGTGTTTCATATTCTCCAGAAATGGAAAAAAAGCTAAAAGAGTCCATTTTCCTATCAGCATCAGATTTATTACAGTTTCATAATAGCTATGGCGAATGGCTTGGTATCGAAGCAAAAAAGTTTATTCATGAGAATCATTTAGAGGTAGATTATATTGCGAGTCACGGACACACTACACATCATCAACCTCAAAATGGATTTACGTTTCAGATAGGTTCTGGTCAGCATATAGCAAATGAAGTAGGACTTCCTGTACTCTGTGATTTTAGGACTAATGATGTTGCGCTTGGGGGACAAGGTGCGCCCTTAGTCCCTATTGGAGATCAGTTATTTTTTAGTGATTATGATTTCTGTTTAAATTTAGGCGGAATTAGTAATATATCGTTTGATTTTCAAGGCAAAAGAATTGCTTATGATATTGGCTTAGCAAATATGGGATTGAACTATATTACCAAAAAGGAAGGTTTAGATTTTGATGATGGAGGAACACTAGCTCGAAAAGGAAAACCGAATAACATGATGTTATCTGCCTTAAACAAATTAGAATTCTATGAGTTGCCATTTCCTAAATCTATTGGTTTTGAATGGTTTGTTGCAAAAGTGATTCCTATAATTGATGCAACAGAAGACACATTAGCCAATAAATTACACACCATGGTGCTTCATGTGAGTACAAAAATCGCAGAAGAGATTTTACAAAACACAATTAAACCAGAGAATGAATTACTTACCACAGGTGGCGGCGCATTAAACACTTTTTTAATCGAAATGCTACAAGAAAAATTAGGCCATAGTGTACATGTGGTAATCCCAACGAAACAAATTATTGACTTTAAGGAAGCTTTAGTTTTCGCTTTAATGGGGGTGTTACGCATTACGGAAAATATAAATGTCTTGGCTTCTGTAACAGGGGCAAAAAGGAATTCTTCAAGTGGCGTTATTTACTTACCAAGTTAA
- a CDS encoding SDR family oxidoreductase yields the protein MKIAVTSASGQLGASIIKHLIKLIGKDNIIGIARAREKAKHLGVEIRKGDYNNREDFNSALQGVATVLLVSGMDEPQKRIEQHRNVIEAAKNQGFQKIVYTSIIGSEDKNAFSPIVQSNRQTEEDVKNSGLHWVIGRNGIYIEPDLEYIPTYVKEGEISNCAGDGKCAYTSREELGYAYAKMLTEEKHNGQIYNLIGEAVTQTQLAEAINAIYHTHLTYTSVSVAAYAQERKEALGDFMGTVIAGIYEGIRNGANNVPSDYVRVAGRSHKSLLKMIENYNNNHPQK from the coding sequence ATGAAAATAGCAGTTACCTCAGCAAGCGGACAATTAGGTGCTTCCATTATAAAACATCTCATTAAATTAATCGGAAAAGACAACATTATTGGTATTGCAAGAGCTCGAGAAAAAGCGAAACATTTAGGGGTGGAAATTAGAAAAGGGGATTATAATAATCGGGAAGATTTTAATAGTGCACTTCAGGGTGTAGCTACCGTGTTATTGGTTTCTGGAATGGATGAACCTCAAAAAAGAATTGAGCAACACCGAAATGTAATTGAAGCCGCCAAAAACCAAGGCTTTCAAAAAATTGTATATACGAGTATCATTGGGAGTGAAGACAAAAATGCTTTTAGTCCTATCGTTCAAAGCAATAGACAAACAGAAGAAGATGTTAAAAACTCCGGACTTCATTGGGTGATTGGAAGAAATGGCATTTATATAGAACCAGATTTAGAGTATATACCAACATACGTAAAAGAAGGAGAAATAAGTAACTGTGCTGGCGATGGCAAATGTGCATACACCAGTAGAGAAGAATTAGGTTATGCCTATGCAAAAATGTTAACGGAAGAAAAGCATAATGGTCAGATTTATAATCTAATAGGAGAGGCTGTAACCCAAACACAACTTGCAGAAGCGATTAATGCAATTTACCACACCCATCTAACTTACACTTCCGTTTCTGTAGCTGCATATGCCCAAGAAAGAAAAGAAGCTTTAGGAGATTTTATGGGAACTGTAATTGCGGGTATTTATGAAGGCATAAGAAATGGCGCTAATAATGTTCCATCAGATTATGTACGAGTAGCTGGAAGGTCTCATAAATCGCTATTGAAAATGATCGAAAACTACAATAACAATCACCCTCAAAAATAG
- a CDS encoding PLP-dependent transferase — protein sequence MNDIKVGKYIKEVLENMPKGWLTTTTHRLDIYDEKLAKTEFLTQFEALFQENTTSPSTLSALPTAYDYIRLGHPLSCVLEWAIAKLHGLKSENVISFSSKTIPILAILRKNLLENRNTRIVFLGALPSCFNAELLKSVYGYTFELTKIEAVEEITAFEGSTILLTEQELGAMNTNPNIDFFINFHGSLGSILVVNGEKNESYVSDIQHVRRRETIAMTPANSLTALKALIAQSAIENKNTVEANKTSVLHGIKEITGTTTKPLVASSGLSMQYAIMMGLVDDALENHKGKAIKFIVPPNCYGGTNDQARRVAACLDNVEVVDLLVDGGHDMIRSIDAILDDLAKEDAVPYIIAEIPTNPRVEVPDLNKLKEVLSKERKTATGGIAIDPVFILDQTFCPNVHFLGENKILSSVRTISYVSGSKFPSGGRCTAGYCVANTKSEALLEKIETHLMLCDNEATALQYELLASQLPSMNQRIHDAYKNTREFVNFIHTTLPAAKINFVSEALAAQGFTPSVFSLDLPTKGTTDKEKEEYKRALNLKLIHLMITEIPNESKFCVSYGQSKGCYWTVPATSTQGTTKEGDKDYIVRVSLSPDLDLQLHKDVFLKFVENI from the coding sequence ATGAATGATATTAAAGTCGGTAAATATATTAAAGAGGTTTTAGAAAATATGCCTAAAGGTTGGTTGACAACGACAACACACCGGCTAGATATCTATGACGAAAAATTAGCTAAAACGGAATTTCTAACCCAGTTTGAAGCATTATTTCAAGAAAATACTACAAGTCCTTCTACTTTAAGCGCATTACCTACGGCCTATGATTACATTCGTTTAGGACACCCCTTATCTTGTGTTCTAGAATGGGCTATTGCAAAATTACATGGTTTAAAATCTGAAAATGTCATCAGTTTTTCTTCTAAGACGATTCCGATACTCGCTATTCTGAGAAAAAATCTATTAGAAAATAGAAATACCCGAATCGTTTTCTTGGGAGCACTCCCCTCTTGTTTTAATGCTGAACTATTAAAAAGCGTATACGGATATACATTTGAGCTAACTAAAATTGAAGCTGTAGAAGAAATAACTGCTTTTGAGGGCAGCACAATCCTCCTTACAGAACAAGAACTAGGAGCAATGAACACCAATCCAAACATAGACTTTTTTATTAATTTTCATGGATCCTTAGGAAGTATTTTAGTAGTAAATGGTGAAAAAAATGAGTCTTATGTGTCAGACATACAACATGTACGTAGAAGAGAAACTATTGCCATGACTCCAGCAAATTCTCTTACAGCATTAAAAGCTTTAATTGCCCAATCTGCTATTGAGAATAAGAATACTGTTGAAGCAAATAAAACAAGTGTGTTGCATGGGATTAAAGAAATTACAGGAACAACTACAAAACCTCTTGTTGCTTCTAGTGGTCTCTCTATGCAATATGCAATCATGATGGGACTTGTTGATGATGCCTTAGAAAACCATAAAGGAAAAGCTATAAAATTTATTGTTCCTCCTAATTGTTATGGAGGTACAAATGACCAAGCTAGACGTGTTGCCGCTTGTCTGGATAATGTAGAAGTGGTAGATTTATTGGTTGATGGTGGTCATGACATGATACGTAGTATTGATGCAATTTTGGATGATCTTGCAAAAGAAGATGCGGTACCGTATATCATCGCTGAAATCCCTACAAACCCTAGGGTTGAAGTTCCTGATCTTAACAAATTAAAAGAAGTTTTAAGCAAAGAGCGCAAAACTGCAACTGGTGGCATTGCTATAGATCCCGTTTTTATTTTAGATCAAACATTTTGCCCTAACGTACATTTTTTAGGTGAAAATAAAATATTATCTAGCGTTAGAACAATCTCCTATGTTAGCGGCTCAAAATTCCCGAGTGGTGGACGATGTACCGCTGGCTATTGTGTTGCTAACACCAAATCTGAAGCTTTGCTTGAAAAAATAGAAACACATCTAATGCTGTGTGATAATGAGGCTACAGCACTACAATATGAACTATTGGCAAGCCAGTTGCCTTCTATGAATCAGCGCATTCATGATGCCTATAAGAATACACGCGAATTTGTAAATTTTATCCACACCACTTTACCAGCCGCTAAAATAAATTTTGTTTCGGAAGCATTAGCCGCACAAGGATTTACACCTTCTGTATTTTCATTAGACCTTCCTACCAAAGGAACTACGGATAAAGAAAAGGAAGAATATAAGAGAGCGTTGAATTTGAAGTTAATCCATTTAATGATTACAGAAATCCCTAACGAAAGTAAGTTTTGTGTGAGCTACGGACAATCAAAAGGTTGTTATTGGACTGTACCTGCTACTTCTACACAAGGGACTACTAAAGAAGGTGATAAAGATTATATTGTTCGTGTATCACTTTCTCC
- a CDS encoding ferric reductase-like transmembrane domain-containing protein, which yields MKFLKNNYGWLIVTVLAIIPLFILANFLAVDYTSGFAITLKEGVENSDESTLELLYHISGEFAIRWMTAVLSCTPFFILFGVTNLYVRQAMGIATAIWSIIHFIIFYAAEGFLETFTQVNYMAGFLAVLLLVPLLVTSNRKAMRRLKSKWKKLQRLSYVIIFLSIVHVAILDKTWIIYAIIVGFGFILRIPFIRASIIAFRKKS from the coding sequence ATGAAGTTTCTAAAAAATAATTACGGCTGGCTCATCGTAACCGTCCTAGCAATTATCCCATTGTTTATTCTAGCAAATTTCTTAGCCGTTGATTACACATCAGGTTTTGCGATCACCTTAAAGGAAGGCGTTGAAAATAGTGATGAAAGCACTTTAGAACTGTTATATCACATTTCTGGTGAATTTGCTATCCGATGGATGACAGCAGTACTTAGTTGTACCCCATTTTTTATACTATTTGGAGTGACCAATCTCTATGTACGACAAGCCATGGGCATTGCAACTGCAATTTGGAGCATTATTCATTTTATAATTTTTTATGCTGCAGAAGGGTTCCTTGAAACGTTTACACAAGTAAATTATATGGCGGGGTTTCTAGCCGTGTTATTATTAGTTCCTCTTTTAGTTACCTCAAACAGAAAAGCTATGAGACGGTTAAAAAGCAAATGGAAAAAGCTTCAGCGTTTGTCTTATGTCATTATATTTTTAAGCATCGTACACGTGGCTATTTTAGATAAAACATGGATTATCTACGCAATTATTGTAGGCTTTGGTTTTATACTCCGAATACCTTTTATTAGAGCATCAATTATAGCATTTAGAAAAAAAAGTTAG
- a CDS encoding AmpG family muropeptide MFS transporter, which yields MIKKDKGAWAWVPILYFTQGLPYVLVVTVSVIMYKKLGVSNEDIGLYTSLLYLPWVLKPFWSPLVDLKSTKRKWFLGMQLLIALALFGVGLTIPTNMFFTTTLACFWMAAFASATNDIASDGYYMLGLTEKKQSFFVGLRSTFYRLAMVTGEGLIVFGAGFLEEKYGDSTKAWSITMTATAVLMLALTVANFFASPKYESSSEEPIQKPEGFLEIFRSFFKKPQIGIALAFILTYRLGESQLVKMSSPFLLDTPEKGGLGFTTKELGIVLGTIGVVALTVGGILGGILISKNGLKKWMLPMVLSLNIPNFFYAILALTKTTNIIAVSATIVLEKFGYGFGFAAFLMYLIYIADGKSKTSHYAIATGFMALGMMVPGMISGFMQSWLGYGGFFVWVVIAALPSLFLLKYLKYPADFGKKDVIKNE from the coding sequence ATGATTAAAAAAGACAAAGGAGCATGGGCTTGGGTGCCTATTTTATATTTCACACAAGGTCTTCCTTATGTTTTAGTGGTGACGGTTTCTGTAATCATGTATAAAAAATTAGGGGTGAGCAATGAAGATATTGGTCTTTATACCAGCCTATTGTACCTGCCATGGGTTTTAAAACCATTTTGGAGTCCGCTTGTAGATTTAAAAAGCACTAAACGAAAATGGTTTCTAGGTATGCAACTACTTATTGCCTTAGCCTTGTTTGGTGTTGGTTTAACCATCCCTACAAATATGTTTTTCACCACTACCCTAGCTTGTTTTTGGATGGCTGCTTTTGCATCTGCAACCAATGACATTGCTTCAGACGGGTATTATATGTTGGGATTAACAGAAAAAAAACAATCCTTTTTTGTAGGATTAAGAAGTACCTTCTATCGCTTGGCTATGGTTACTGGAGAAGGTTTGATTGTTTTTGGCGCAGGGTTTTTAGAAGAAAAATATGGCGATTCTACAAAAGCTTGGAGTATAACCATGACCGCAACGGCTGTTTTAATGCTTGCATTGACTGTAGCTAACTTTTTTGCAAGCCCTAAGTACGAATCTTCATCCGAAGAACCGATTCAAAAACCAGAAGGTTTCCTAGAAATATTTCGCAGCTTTTTTAAGAAACCACAAATAGGCATTGCCTTAGCTTTTATTCTTACCTATCGTTTAGGAGAATCGCAATTGGTAAAAATGTCTTCTCCATTTTTATTAGATACTCCCGAAAAAGGAGGTCTAGGTTTTACCACAAAGGAACTAGGAATTGTTCTAGGGACTATTGGTGTGGTGGCACTTACTGTAGGCGGAATATTAGGTGGCATATTGATCTCTAAAAACGGATTAAAAAAATGGATGCTCCCCATGGTATTATCCTTAAACATCCCTAATTTTTTCTATGCTATTCTTGCCCTTACAAAAACTACAAATATTATTGCGGTCTCTGCTACTATTGTACTAGAAAAATTTGGTTACGGGTTTGGTTTTGCTGCATTTCTAATGTACTTAATTTATATCGCAGACGGCAAATCTAAAACCTCACACTATGCTATTGCCACAGGGTTTATGGCATTAGGGATGATGGTTCCTGGGATGATTAGTGGGTTTATGCAAAGTTGGCTAGGCTATGGCGGCTTCTTTGTATGGGTAGTCATTGCTGCCCTACCCTCTTTATTTTTATTAAAATATTTAAAATATCCGGCAGATTTCGGAAAAAAAGATGTCATAAAAAATGAATAA
- a CDS encoding SIP domain-containing protein codes for MSILERILKTVVLDEATITEKVALSKTAFKIRLQSNSIKKISFIPGAFLRLGIGIGKEELPMKDKIRSYSIWNIDGTKGYLDLAIATHSKGIGSQWAKDCKEGDTVYYKFKKGNFIADDAADSYLMIGDLSSLSHLYMINRALGAEKQVASIIYNTPKEEFFPDIDGRYPFEIKELLQNSNEEISAKIKDIAPTLKGKKMVYIAGDSRVCIAAHSFFKNELGWEPKQIKTKPFWNPDKKGLE; via the coding sequence GTGAGTATTCTAGAACGTATTTTAAAAACCGTAGTTTTAGACGAAGCTACTATTACAGAAAAAGTTGCGCTTTCTAAAACAGCTTTTAAAATTAGACTTCAAAGTAATAGCATTAAAAAAATCAGTTTTATCCCTGGCGCTTTCCTAAGGTTAGGAATTGGTATTGGCAAAGAAGAATTGCCTATGAAAGATAAAATAAGAAGCTATAGCATTTGGAATATTGATGGTACTAAAGGATATCTAGACCTAGCGATTGCCACGCATAGTAAAGGTATCGGAAGTCAATGGGCTAAAGATTGTAAGGAAGGAGATACCGTATATTACAAGTTTAAAAAAGGTAATTTTATTGCTGATGATGCTGCGGATAGTTACCTCATGATAGGAGATCTTTCTTCCCTTTCACACCTCTATATGATTAATAGAGCTCTTGGAGCAGAAAAACAAGTAGCTAGTATAATTTACAACACCCCAAAGGAGGAATTCTTCCCTGATATTGATGGAAGATATCCTTTTGAAATTAAAGAATTATTGCAAAATTCAAACGAAGAAATTAGTGCCAAAATTAAGGACATAGCACCTACCTTAAAGGGGAAGAAAATGGTCTACATTGCTGGTGATAGTAGGGTTTGTATTGCGGCACATTCTTTCTTTAAAAATGAACTAGGTTGGGAACCTAAGCAGATAAAAACAAAACCTTTTTGGAATCCTGATAAAAAAGGATTGGAATAA
- the acs gene encoding acetate--CoA ligase has protein sequence MSNYHIKHLEEYFQVYRKSVRNPEAFWEEIAEEHFLWRKKWDNVLSWDFSKPEVKWFEGAQLNITENCIDRHLSTRGEKTAIIFEPNNPEEDAQHISYYQLHDRVCRMANVLKEKGIKKGDRVCVYLPMIPELAITLLACARIGAIHSVVFAGFSSNALATRINDSDCKMVVTSDGSYRGNKSIDLKGIVDKALEECPEIENVLVVNRTNSTIDMKKGRDQWLQPLLDAAYGDCVPEIMNAEDPLFILYTSGSTGRPKGMVHTTAGYMVYTAYTFKNVFQYRENDVYWCTADIGWITGHSYIVYGPLANGATTLMFEGVPSYPDFGRFWEVIEKHKVNQFYTAPTAIRALAKQNLEFVENHDLSSLKVLGSVGEPINEEAWHWYNNNVGKKKSPIVDTWWQTETGGIMITPIPYVTPTAPTYATLPFIGIQPALMDEEGNEIKGNQVEGRLCIKFPWPSMARTIWGDHDRYRDTYFTAYKNNYFTGDGALRDAVGYYRITGRVDDVIIVSGHNLGTAPIEDAINEHPAVAESAIVGFPHDVKGNALYGYVILKETGETRDRDNLRNEINQQITEHIGPIAKLDKIQFVSGLPKTRSGKIMRRILRKIASNDVSNLGDTSTLLNPEVVQEIIDNVM, from the coding sequence ATGAGTAATTATCACATCAAACATTTAGAAGAATATTTTCAAGTCTACCGAAAATCTGTTCGTAATCCAGAAGCTTTTTGGGAAGAAATAGCTGAAGAACATTTTTTATGGCGCAAAAAATGGGACAATGTACTGAGTTGGGACTTTTCCAAACCAGAAGTAAAATGGTTTGAAGGTGCTCAATTGAATATTACAGAGAATTGCATTGACCGTCATTTGTCTACAAGAGGCGAAAAAACAGCTATTATCTTTGAACCTAACAATCCAGAGGAAGACGCGCAACACATTAGCTATTACCAGTTACACGATCGTGTATGTCGGATGGCAAATGTATTAAAAGAAAAAGGGATCAAAAAAGGAGATCGTGTATGTGTTTATCTGCCTATGATTCCTGAATTAGCCATTACGCTTCTTGCTTGTGCAAGAATAGGAGCTATTCATTCTGTGGTTTTTGCTGGGTTTTCATCCAATGCATTAGCGACTAGAATAAACGATTCTGATTGTAAAATGGTAGTTACTTCAGATGGTTCTTATCGTGGAAATAAATCTATAGATTTAAAAGGTATTGTAGATAAAGCTTTAGAAGAATGCCCAGAGATAGAAAATGTATTGGTGGTAAACCGCACCAATAGCACTATTGATATGAAAAAAGGTCGCGATCAATGGCTGCAACCACTTTTAGATGCTGCATATGGGGATTGCGTTCCTGAAATCATGAATGCCGAAGATCCACTATTTATTTTATACACTTCAGGATCAACAGGAAGACCCAAAGGTATGGTCCATACTACAGCAGGTTATATGGTATACACTGCTTATACCTTTAAAAATGTGTTTCAATACCGTGAGAATGATGTCTATTGGTGTACCGCAGATATAGGTTGGATTACAGGACACTCGTATATTGTGTACGGACCTTTAGCTAATGGTGCTACCACATTAATGTTTGAAGGCGTACCTTCTTATCCAGATTTTGGACGCTTTTGGGAAGTGATAGAGAAACATAAAGTAAATCAATTTTATACAGCACCGACTGCCATTCGTGCCTTGGCAAAACAGAATTTAGAGTTTGTAGAGAATCATGATTTGTCTAGTTTAAAAGTGCTAGGATCTGTAGGAGAACCTATTAACGAAGAAGCTTGGCATTGGTACAACAACAATGTTGGCAAGAAAAAAAGTCCGATTGTAGATACCTGGTGGCAAACGGAAACTGGTGGCATCATGATTACCCCTATCCCTTACGTAACACCTACTGCACCTACCTATGCTACCTTACCTTTTATTGGAATACAACCTGCATTGATGGATGAAGAAGGTAATGAAATTAAAGGCAACCAAGTCGAAGGGCGTTTGTGCATAAAATTCCCTTGGCCGTCTATGGCAAGAACCATTTGGGGAGATCATGACCGTTATAGAGACACGTATTTTACTGCGTATAAAAACAACTATTTTACGGGTGATGGTGCTCTGCGCGATGCTGTTGGTTATTATAGAATTACAGGACGCGTAGATGATGTTATTATTGTTTCTGGGCACAATCTAGGAACAGCACCTATTGAAGATGCTATTAACGAACACCCAGCGGTTGCCGAATCGGCTATTGTTGGTTTCCCACATGATGTAAAAGGGAATGCATTATACGGTTACGTTATTTTAAAAGAAACTGGAGAGACTAGAGATCGGGATAATTTAAGAAATGAAATTAACCAACAGATTACAGAACATATTGGTCCTATTGCTAAATTAGACAAGATTCAGTTTGTTTCAGGTTTACCAAAAACTAGAAGTGGAAAAATTATGCGACGTATTTTACGTAAGATTGCAAGTAATGACGTTTCTAATTTAGGAGACACTAGTACCTTATTGAACCCAGAGGTAGTTCAAGAAATAATTGATAATGTGATGTAA